A section of the Melopsittacus undulatus isolate bMelUnd1 chromosome 3, bMelUnd1.mat.Z, whole genome shotgun sequence genome encodes:
- the ZNF395 gene encoding zinc finger protein 395 isoform X1, with protein sequence MASVLSRRLGKRSLLGTRVSTPGALADGVLVATQIPGLQTDLGRASAYAVPQEDGSCTLLAEESSQTPRLPSPSCQQLCAGQQVLITYNGQECAGLVEQHNPLSDKMKVLLPEQGLQACWRVQDMRPTMLQPPTLPAAGGPTPADALQRSVSSNIDVPKRKADAAVEMDEMVAAMVLTSLSCSPVVQSPPAGESGIPPSRAVCDPWKESGDVSDSGSSTTSGHWSGGSDISTPSPPHPAGSPKYSSEGLSSPQVDDGFETDSDPFLLDEPAPRKRKNSVKVMYKCLWPSCGKVLRSIVGIKRHVKTQHLGDSADSDQRKQEEDFYYTEVQVKEEPAPEVAATTSPISTSAPIIIQQALAKPEALLVEQPVLEPALASSTLSQSAPSSFWHIQADHAYQALPSIQIPVSPHIFTSISWATATSTLPSLSPVRSRSLSFSEPQPPTPMLKSHLIVASPPRVSIGTRKVRGEAKKCRKVYGIEHRDQWCTACRWKKACQRFLD encoded by the exons ATGGCAAGTGTGCTGTCCAGGCGTCTGGGGAAGCGCTCCCTGCTAGGCACCCGTGTCTCCACCCCTGGTGCCTTGGCCGATGGGGTGCTGGTGGCCACCCAGATCCCTGGCTTGCAGACTGACCTTGGCCGGGCATCCGCCTATGCGGTGCCTCAAGAGGATGGATCCTGTACACTGTTAGCGGAGGAGAGCAGTCAGACACCCAGgcttcccagccccagctgccagcagctctgtgccGGACAGCAA GTCCTCATCACTTACAATGGGCAAGAGTGTGCTGGCCTTGTGGAGCAGCACAACCCACTGAGTGACAAGATGAAggtgctgctgccagagcagggctTACAGGCATGCTGGAGGGTACAGGACATGCGGCCGACCATGCTCCAGCCCCCtaccctgcctgcagctggtgGTCCCACCCCTGCTGATGCGCTGCAGAGATCTGTGTCCAGCAACATCGATGTGCCCAAGAG GAaagctgatgctgctgtggaAATGGATGAGATGGTGGCAGCCATGGTGCTGACAAGCCTCTCCTGCAGCCCCGTGGTGCAGAGCCCTCCCGCTGGCGAGAGCGGCATCCCCC cctcaCGAGCAGTGTGTGATCCATGGAAGGAGAGTGGTGATGTCTCGGACAgcggcagcagcaccaccaGTGGGCACTGGAGTGGGGGCAGCGACATCTCTACGCCTTCACCCCCCCACCCCGCTGGCAGCCCCAAGTACTCCAGCGAGGGCCTGAGCTCTCCCCAGGTGGATGATGGCTTTGAGACTGACTCTGACCCGTTTCTCCTTGATGAACCTGCTCCACGCAAGAGAAAG AACTCGGTGAAGGTGATGTACAAGTGCCTCTGGCCGAGCTGTGGCAAGGTCCTGCGATCCATCGTCGGCATCAAGCGGCACGTCAAGACCCAGCATCTTGG GGACAGTGCAGACTCTGACCAGCGGAAGCAAGAGGAGGATTTCTACTACACTGAAGTGCAGGTGAAGGAAGAGCCAGCACCAGAGGTGGctgccaccaccagccccaTATCCACATCTGCCCCCATCATCATCCAGCAAGCCCTGGCGAAGCCAGAGGCACTGCTGGTGGAGCAGCCAGTGCTGGAGCCCGCCCTGGCCAGCAGTACCCTAAGCCAGTCTGCCCCCAGCTCCTTCTGGCACATCCAGGCGGATCACGCCTACCAG GCATTGCCCTCGATCCAAATTCCAGTGTCCCCTCACATCTTCACCAGCATCAGCTGGGCCACTGCCACCTCAACCCTCCCGTCCCTGTCACCG GTGAGGAGCCGGTCACTCAGCTTCAGTGAACCCCAGCCACCAACGCCGATGCTCAAGTCCCACCTGATTGTCGCCTCGCCGCCCAGGGTGTCTATCGGCACCAG GAAAGTCCGCGGTGAAGCCAAAAAGTGCCGTAAGGTTTATGGCATCGAGCACCGGGACCAGTGGTGCACAGCCTGCCGGTGGAAAAAAGCCTGCCAGCGTTTCCTGGACTGA
- the ZNF395 gene encoding zinc finger protein 395 isoform X2, with the protein MWGGCLQQPGPGSFNPAGGEARSGAPRTLVSDMASVLSRRLGKRSLLGTRVSTPGALADGVLVATQIPGLQTDLGRASAYAVPQEDGSCTLLAEESSQTPRLPSPSCQQLCAGQQVLITYNGQECAGLVEQHNPLSDKMKVLLPEQGLQACWRVQDMRPTMLQPPTLPAAGGPTPADALQRSVSSNIDVPKRKADAAVEMDEMVAAMVLTSLSCSPVVQSPPAGESGIPPSRAVCDPWKESGDVSDSGSSTTSGHWSGGSDISTPSPPHPAGSPKYSSEGLSSPQVDDGFETDSDPFLLDEPAPRKRKNSVKVMYKCLWPSCGKVLRSIVGIKRHVKTQHLGDSADSDQRKQEEDFYYTEVQVKEEPAPEVAATTSPISTSAPIIIQQALAKPEALLVEQPVLEPALASSTLSQSAPSSFWHIQADHAYQALPSIQIPVSPHIFTSISWATATSTLPSLSPVRSRSLSFSEPQPPTPMLKSHLIVASPPRVSIGTRKVRGEAKKCRKVYGIEHRDQWCTACRWKKACQRFLD; encoded by the exons ATGTGGGGAGGTTGTTTACAACAGCCCGGCCCCGGGAGCTTTAACCCGGCCGGCGGCGAGGCGCGGAGCGGGGCTCCCCGGACGCT GGTGTCCGACATGGCAAGTGTGCTGTCCAGGCGTCTGGGGAAGCGCTCCCTGCTAGGCACCCGTGTCTCCACCCCTGGTGCCTTGGCCGATGGGGTGCTGGTGGCCACCCAGATCCCTGGCTTGCAGACTGACCTTGGCCGGGCATCCGCCTATGCGGTGCCTCAAGAGGATGGATCCTGTACACTGTTAGCGGAGGAGAGCAGTCAGACACCCAGgcttcccagccccagctgccagcagctctgtgccGGACAGCAA GTCCTCATCACTTACAATGGGCAAGAGTGTGCTGGCCTTGTGGAGCAGCACAACCCACTGAGTGACAAGATGAAggtgctgctgccagagcagggctTACAGGCATGCTGGAGGGTACAGGACATGCGGCCGACCATGCTCCAGCCCCCtaccctgcctgcagctggtgGTCCCACCCCTGCTGATGCGCTGCAGAGATCTGTGTCCAGCAACATCGATGTGCCCAAGAG GAaagctgatgctgctgtggaAATGGATGAGATGGTGGCAGCCATGGTGCTGACAAGCCTCTCCTGCAGCCCCGTGGTGCAGAGCCCTCCCGCTGGCGAGAGCGGCATCCCCC cctcaCGAGCAGTGTGTGATCCATGGAAGGAGAGTGGTGATGTCTCGGACAgcggcagcagcaccaccaGTGGGCACTGGAGTGGGGGCAGCGACATCTCTACGCCTTCACCCCCCCACCCCGCTGGCAGCCCCAAGTACTCCAGCGAGGGCCTGAGCTCTCCCCAGGTGGATGATGGCTTTGAGACTGACTCTGACCCGTTTCTCCTTGATGAACCTGCTCCACGCAAGAGAAAG AACTCGGTGAAGGTGATGTACAAGTGCCTCTGGCCGAGCTGTGGCAAGGTCCTGCGATCCATCGTCGGCATCAAGCGGCACGTCAAGACCCAGCATCTTGG GGACAGTGCAGACTCTGACCAGCGGAAGCAAGAGGAGGATTTCTACTACACTGAAGTGCAGGTGAAGGAAGAGCCAGCACCAGAGGTGGctgccaccaccagccccaTATCCACATCTGCCCCCATCATCATCCAGCAAGCCCTGGCGAAGCCAGAGGCACTGCTGGTGGAGCAGCCAGTGCTGGAGCCCGCCCTGGCCAGCAGTACCCTAAGCCAGTCTGCCCCCAGCTCCTTCTGGCACATCCAGGCGGATCACGCCTACCAG GCATTGCCCTCGATCCAAATTCCAGTGTCCCCTCACATCTTCACCAGCATCAGCTGGGCCACTGCCACCTCAACCCTCCCGTCCCTGTCACCG GTGAGGAGCCGGTCACTCAGCTTCAGTGAACCCCAGCCACCAACGCCGATGCTCAAGTCCCACCTGATTGTCGCCTCGCCGCCCAGGGTGTCTATCGGCACCAG GAAAGTCCGCGGTGAAGCCAAAAAGTGCCGTAAGGTTTATGGCATCGAGCACCGGGACCAGTGGTGCACAGCCTGCCGGTGGAAAAAAGCCTGCCAGCGTTTCCTGGACTGA